One Nostoc punctiforme PCC 73102 DNA window includes the following coding sequences:
- the grxC gene encoding glutaredoxin 3 codes for MLDFLNPLLNRHPERVKANVELYTWQTCPYCIRAKILLWWKGVNFTEYKIDGDEGARAKMAERANGRRTVPQIFINNQHIGGCDDLYQLDTQSQLDPLLAQAAI; via the coding sequence ATGCTGGACTTTCTTAATCCCCTATTAAATCGCCATCCAGAGCGAGTCAAAGCCAACGTCGAGCTTTACACGTGGCAAACTTGTCCTTACTGCATTCGTGCCAAAATACTGCTGTGGTGGAAAGGTGTAAATTTTACCGAATATAAAATCGACGGTGATGAAGGAGCCAGAGCTAAAATGGCAGAACGCGCTAATGGTCGACGTACCGTACCGCAAATTTTTATTAATAACCAGCACATTGGTGGCTGCGATGACCTCTATCAGCTAGACACACAAAGCCAACTCGATCCCCTTTTAGCCCAAGCCGCTATTTAG
- a CDS encoding DUF981 family protein yields MFIDYITLMLINMVAGLFLLADYVYRGIDSSNQRQWIPGFGITGAIALTTGLHMSFTWLVIGSFNIAFGETSVLFGILFVAAAVSLAQGWDLLTIAIYGFFAGLVAIVVGIRIINLNMTKQPILSGIGFILTGLGGIFAAPTLYWKTNRTWRLIGVAVLIVAALIWALTGYLAYWNHLEGFQKWVPAPMR; encoded by the coding sequence GTGTTTATCGACTACATTACACTCATGTTGATCAATATGGTAGCTGGGCTATTTCTACTGGCTGACTATGTGTATCGTGGTATAGATAGTTCTAATCAGAGACAGTGGATTCCCGGTTTTGGAATTACGGGTGCGATCGCACTCACAACTGGTTTACACATGAGTTTCACTTGGCTCGTTATTGGTAGCTTTAACATTGCTTTCGGTGAGACAAGTGTCTTATTTGGAATCTTGTTTGTTGCAGCTGCGGTTTCTCTTGCTCAAGGTTGGGATTTATTGACAATAGCAATTTACGGCTTCTTTGCCGGCCTAGTTGCGATCGTAGTGGGTATCCGCATCATCAACTTGAATATGACAAAGCAACCGATTTTATCGGGAATCGGCTTTATTTTAACTGGATTAGGTGGTATTTTTGCAGCGCCAACCCTCTATTGGAAAACCAACCGAACCTGGCGGCTAATTGGCGTAGCAGTGCTAATAGTAGCCGCTCTAATTTGGGCATTGACTGGATATTTGGCTTACTGGAATCATTTAGAGGGTTTTCAAAAGTGGGTTCCAGCGCCGATGCGGTAA
- the glpX gene encoding class II fructose-bisphosphatase — MENTLGLEIIEVVEQAAIASAKWMGKGEKNIADQVAVEAMRERMNKIYMRGRIVIGEGERDDAPMLYIGEEVGICTQPNAEALCNPDELIEIDIAVDPCEGTNLVAYGQPGSMAVLAISEKGGLFAAPDFYMKKLAAPPAAKGKVDINKSATENLKILSECLERSIEELVIVVMKRERHNDLIKEIREAGARVALISDGDVGAAISCGFAGTNIHALMGIGAAPEGVISAAAMRALGGHFQGQLIYDPAIVKTGLIGESREANIDRLKSMNINDPDKVYDAHELASGETVLFAASGITSGNLMNGVRFFNGGARTQSLVISNQSKTARFVDTIHMFGEPKTLQLN; from the coding sequence GTGGAAAATACACTTGGGTTAGAGATTATTGAAGTAGTAGAGCAAGCCGCGATCGCATCCGCAAAGTGGATGGGTAAAGGCGAAAAAAACATCGCTGACCAAGTAGCTGTGGAAGCTATGCGGGAGCGGATGAATAAAATCTATATGCGCGGTCGCATTGTGATTGGAGAAGGCGAACGTGACGATGCGCCTATGTTATACATCGGGGAAGAAGTTGGTATTTGTACTCAACCAAATGCCGAAGCTCTCTGTAACCCTGATGAATTAATTGAAATTGATATCGCCGTTGACCCCTGTGAAGGTACGAACTTGGTAGCTTATGGGCAACCTGGTTCGATGGCTGTCTTGGCAATTTCTGAAAAGGGTGGATTATTTGCTGCTCCTGACTTTTACATGAAGAAGTTAGCAGCACCTCCCGCAGCTAAGGGCAAGGTAGACATCAACAAGTCAGCAACAGAAAACCTCAAGATTCTCTCTGAGTGTCTAGAGCGCTCTATTGAAGAACTCGTAATCGTGGTCATGAAGCGCGAACGCCACAACGATTTAATTAAAGAAATCCGTGAGGCTGGAGCGAGAGTCGCCCTAATTTCAGATGGTGACGTAGGTGCAGCTATAAGCTGCGGTTTTGCTGGAACTAATATCCACGCGTTGATGGGTATTGGTGCGGCTCCTGAAGGCGTAATCTCGGCAGCAGCAATGCGTGCTTTGGGTGGACACTTCCAAGGTCAACTGATTTACGATCCAGCAATAGTAAAAACGGGTCTGATTGGAGAAAGCAGAGAAGCCAACATCGATCGCTTAAAGTCTATGAATATCAATGACCCTGATAAGGTCTATGATGCTCATGAATTGGCATCTGGTGAAACTGTTCTGTTCGCTGCTAGCGGCATTACGAGTGGTAATCTGATGAATGGTGTACGTTTCTTCAACGGCGGAGCTAGAACTCAAAGCTTGGTAATTTCCAACCAGTCGAAAACTGCTCGATTTGTTGACACAATTCACATGTTTGGTGAACCCAAGACTCTCCAACTGAACTAA
- a CDS encoding glutamyl-tRNA reductase, with product MNIAVVGLSHKTAPVEVREKLSIPEPQIESAIAQLASYPHIDEVAILSTCNRLEIYIVTSEADQGIREITQFLAEYSKLPVLSLRQHLFMLLHDDAVMHVMRVAGGLDSLVLGEGQILAQVKTTHKLGQQYNGIKTILNRLFKQALTAGKRVRTETSIGTGAVSISSAAVELAQIKVANLAACRVVILGAGKMSRLLVQHLISKGAVEISIVNRSRDRAQELAKLFPQQPIKIHPLSEMMSVIADSDLVFTSTSATEPILDRVKLEMVLEVQRSLMLFDISVPRNVHADVNELENVQAFNVDDLKAVVAQNYESRRKIAQEAEKLLEEEVEAFDIWWRSLETVTTISCLRNKVETIREQELEKALSRLGSEFAEKHQEVIEALTRGIVNKILHDPMVQLRSQQDVEARRRCMQTLQMLFNLDAEEQFS from the coding sequence ATGAATATAGCAGTGGTGGGGTTAAGCCATAAAACAGCCCCTGTAGAAGTCCGGGAAAAACTGAGCATTCCAGAACCACAAATTGAAAGTGCGATCGCTCAACTGGCCAGCTATCCTCATATTGATGAAGTTGCAATTCTTAGCACTTGTAATCGCCTGGAAATCTACATTGTTACCAGTGAAGCAGACCAAGGTATCCGAGAGATAACTCAGTTTCTTGCAGAATATAGTAAGTTACCCGTGCTTTCTCTGCGACAGCACCTATTTATGCTGCTACATGATGATGCAGTGATGCACGTCATGCGGGTAGCAGGTGGTTTAGATAGTCTGGTACTCGGAGAAGGTCAAATTCTGGCTCAGGTGAAGACTACTCACAAACTGGGGCAGCAATATAACGGTATAAAAACCATTTTGAATCGATTATTTAAACAAGCGCTGACAGCTGGTAAGCGGGTTCGCACTGAAACTAGTATTGGTACTGGTGCTGTCTCTATCAGTTCGGCAGCTGTAGAGTTAGCGCAGATAAAAGTGGCAAATTTAGCAGCTTGCCGAGTGGTAATTTTAGGCGCTGGTAAAATGTCGCGGCTGCTGGTGCAACACCTAATTTCTAAAGGTGCTGTAGAAATTAGTATTGTAAACCGCTCTCGCGATCGCGCCCAAGAATTAGCAAAGCTGTTCCCTCAACAACCGATCAAAATTCATCCACTCTCGGAAATGATGAGCGTAATTGCCGATAGCGATCTAGTATTTACAAGTACTTCAGCAACAGAGCCAATACTTGACCGGGTCAAATTAGAAATGGTTTTAGAAGTTCAGCGCTCTTTAATGTTATTTGATATTTCTGTGCCGCGTAATGTTCATGCGGATGTAAATGAATTGGAAAACGTGCAAGCGTTTAATGTGGATGATTTGAAGGCAGTAGTAGCGCAAAACTACGAAAGCCGTCGCAAGATTGCACAGGAAGCTGAGAAACTTTTAGAAGAAGAAGTGGAAGCCTTTGATATTTGGTGGCGCAGTTTAGAAACTGTTACCACTATTAGCTGTCTGCGAAATAAAGTCGAAACCATCCGCGAACAAGAGTTAGAAAAAGCTTTGTCGAGATTGGGTTCGGAATTTGCAGAAAAACATCAAGAGGTGATTGAAGCATTAACACGGGGAATTGTCAATAAAATTTTACATGACCCGATGGTACAGTTGCGATCGCAGCAGGATGTGGAAGCTAGAAGGCGCTGTATGCAAACTCTGCAAATGCTTTTCAACCTCGATGCCGAGGAACAGTTTAGTTAA
- a CDS encoding metalloregulator ArsR/SmtB family transcription factor — protein sequence MESEQFNILLRFFKALADDSRLKIVGILANQECSVEELAVLLQLKEPTVSHHLAKLKELNLVTMRPEGNSRLYQLDSEALQSISKEIFTPEKIASLIEDVDTEAWESKVLKNYFEGDVSDKHSVQRLKEIPASRKKRLVILKWLANQFDVGVNYPERLVNDILKRYHIDCATLRRELIACQLMQRENGIYWRTT from the coding sequence ATGGAATCAGAGCAATTTAACATCTTACTCCGCTTTTTCAAGGCATTAGCGGATGATAGCCGTTTGAAAATTGTAGGTATCCTGGCGAATCAGGAGTGCAGCGTCGAAGAATTGGCGGTGCTACTGCAACTCAAAGAACCGACAGTATCTCATCATTTAGCGAAATTGAAAGAGCTAAATTTGGTGACAATGCGTCCTGAAGGCAATAGCCGTCTATATCAATTGGATAGCGAGGCTTTACAAAGCATTAGCAAGGAAATTTTTACACCTGAGAAGATAGCATCCTTGATAGAGGATGTGGATACTGAAGCTTGGGAAAGCAAAGTGTTGAAAAACTATTTCGAGGGCGATGTCTCCGACAAGCACTCCGTGCAACGCCTCAAAGAAATTCCTGCTAGTCGGAAAAAGCGTTTAGTTATTCTTAAGTGGTTAGCAAACCAGTTTGATGTAGGAGTCAACTACCCTGAACGCCTAGTAAATGATATTCTCAAACGCTACCATATTGACTGCGCTACCCTGCGACGAGAGTTAATTGCTTGCCAGTTAATGCAGCGAGAAAATGGGATTTATTGGCGTACAACATAG
- a CDS encoding Uma2 family endonuclease codes for MQLETQKLYYTPEEYLEIEEKAEYKSEYRDGEIVPMTGGTTNHNKIALNLAASLKIALRRKNYDVYIGDVRLWIPRYRQHTYPDVMVIEGQPIYTGTSTTTVMNPVLIAEVLSKSTKNYDQGDKFLYYRSIPEFKEYILIDQSQYHVMHYVKTAESQWSFTELEHESAILSLQTVDFKIELRDLYEQVNFAENNED; via the coding sequence ATGCAATTAGAAACACAAAAATTATATTACACACCTGAAGAGTATTTAGAAATTGAAGAAAAGGCAGAATATAAAAGCGAATACCGTGATGGAGAAATTGTCCCGATGACGGGTGGTACTACAAATCATAATAAAATCGCTTTGAATTTAGCTGCATCCTTAAAAATTGCTTTAAGGCGTAAAAATTATGATGTCTATATTGGTGATGTGCGTTTGTGGATACCCCGTTATCGGCAGCATACATATCCCGATGTAATGGTAATTGAGGGACAACCTATTTATACAGGAACCAGCACAACAACGGTTATGAACCCGGTGTTAATTGCTGAAGTTTTATCTAAATCGACTAAAAATTATGACCAAGGCGATAAATTTCTTTATTATCGCTCTATTCCAGAATTCAAGGAATATATTTTAATTGACCAATCTCAGTATCACGTAATGCATTATGTAAAAACTGCGGAAAGTCAATGGTCATTCACTGAACTTGAACATGAATCTGCAATTTTATCACTGCAAACTGTTGATTTTAAAATTGAATTGCGCGACCTTTATGAGCAAGTCAATTTTGCAGAAAATAACGAAGATTGA
- a CDS encoding ABC transporter ATP-binding protein, with the protein MVNNYSSPLPLLVATGLSKSFGGVKAVNEAKIEVAKGSITGLIGPNGAGKTTLFNLLSNFIRPDKGRVIFDGEPIHNLQPYQIAQQGVIRTFQVARTLSRLSVLENMLLAAQKQTGENFWQVQLQPHLVAKEEKQLQERAMFLLESVGLAKKAHDYAGCLSGGQRKLLEMGRALMTNPKLILLDEPAAGVNPKLIDDICDRIITWNRQDGMTFLIIEHNMDVIMSLCDRVWVLAEGQNLADGTPAEIQTNPKVLEAYLGK; encoded by the coding sequence TTGGTAAATAACTATTCATCGCCACTTCCCCTTTTGGTAGCCACTGGACTTTCTAAAAGCTTTGGTGGTGTCAAAGCAGTTAATGAGGCGAAAATCGAAGTTGCTAAAGGCAGCATCACGGGCTTGATTGGCCCCAATGGTGCTGGTAAAACCACTTTATTTAACTTACTCTCAAACTTCATTCGTCCAGATAAGGGACGAGTAATTTTTGACGGCGAACCGATTCACAACTTACAACCATACCAAATCGCCCAGCAGGGAGTAATCCGCACTTTTCAGGTTGCGCGGACTCTCTCTCGGTTGTCGGTGTTAGAAAATATGCTGCTGGCGGCGCAAAAACAAACGGGTGAAAATTTTTGGCAGGTACAGTTGCAACCGCACCTTGTAGCTAAGGAAGAAAAGCAACTCCAAGAGCGAGCAATGTTCCTATTAGAATCAGTGGGTTTGGCAAAAAAAGCACACGATTATGCTGGTTGCTTGTCTGGTGGACAACGCAAGCTGCTGGAAATGGGACGGGCGTTAATGACTAATCCCAAGTTAATTTTGTTGGATGAACCAGCTGCTGGGGTGAATCCGAAACTGATTGATGATATTTGCGATCGTATTATCACTTGGAATCGCCAAGACGGAATGACCTTTTTGATTATCGAACACAATATGGATGTGATTATGTCCTTATGCGATCGTGTTTGGGTGCTTGCCGAAGGGCAGAATTTGGCTGACGGTACACCAGCGGAGATTCAAACTAATCCCAAGGTTCTAGAAGCTTATTTGGGAAAATAG
- a CDS encoding branched-chain amino acid ABC transporter permease, whose product MVDYLIFLAISTALFALFGLGLNLQWGFTGLINFGHIAFMTLGAYTTVLLSLKGVPLLISAVAGAIVAALLGLIIGFATLRLREDYLGIVTIGTGELIRLVVNNQDLPVGDTWVSGAFGVQSYSIPLSTEPNLFVRLLMIGLLTLLAAVTFFTLWQWIRTTQISRTTDLGKRTTSKQEFVSRLAVGIVLAVLATAIYISGVIGLYNYNPKAGLMLVLLLVLALVYWRLEILVRSPWGRILKAIREDEEIPKALGKNVFWYKLQSLILGGAIAGIAGAFFAWQLSAIYPDNFQPQITFDTWIMVILGGSGNNVGTILGAVIFFAYDALTREVLPRIVHLDEARLGAFRIMVIGLILMILMIWRPQGILGKKEELTLGK is encoded by the coding sequence ATGGTTGACTATCTTATTTTCTTAGCAATTTCTACAGCACTTTTTGCTTTATTCGGACTGGGACTTAATTTACAGTGGGGCTTTACAGGGTTAATTAACTTTGGTCATATTGCTTTCATGACCCTTGGAGCGTATACAACAGTATTGTTAAGTTTAAAGGGCGTGCCCCTATTAATATCAGCAGTGGCCGGAGCAATTGTCGCCGCCTTGTTGGGTTTGATAATTGGTTTTGCAACTCTACGCTTACGGGAAGATTATTTAGGAATTGTCACCATTGGTACGGGTGAATTAATTCGTTTGGTGGTAAATAATCAGGATTTACCTGTGGGTGATACCTGGGTTTCTGGGGCGTTTGGTGTGCAAAGTTATTCCATACCCCTATCCACAGAGCCGAATTTGTTCGTCAGATTACTAATGATTGGGTTGTTAACCCTACTAGCTGCTGTAACTTTTTTTACGTTATGGCAATGGATTCGTACTACCCAAATATCTCGGACTACTGATTTAGGCAAAAGGACAACTAGCAAGCAAGAATTTGTGTCGCGCTTGGCTGTGGGAATTGTATTAGCAGTTTTGGCAACAGCAATTTATATTTCTGGAGTAATTGGACTGTATAATTACAACCCAAAAGCGGGTTTGATGCTGGTGTTGCTGTTGGTTTTAGCGCTTGTATACTGGCGCTTAGAAATTTTGGTGCGATCGCCTTGGGGTAGAATTCTCAAAGCTATCCGTGAAGATGAAGAAATTCCCAAGGCGCTGGGAAAAAATGTTTTTTGGTATAAATTACAATCATTAATCTTAGGGGGTGCGATCGCGGGTATCGCTGGTGCTTTCTTTGCTTGGCAACTCAGCGCCATTTACCCTGATAATTTTCAACCGCAGATCACCTTTGACACTTGGATCATGGTGATTTTAGGTGGTTCTGGTAATAATGTTGGCACAATCTTAGGTGCGGTAATTTTCTTTGCTTACGATGCGCTAACACGAGAAGTTTTACCTAGAATCGTCCACCTTGATGAAGCCCGTTTGGGTGCATTTCGCATTATGGTAATCGGGCTTATTTTGATGATACTGATGATTTGGCGACCTCAAGGTATCTTAGGGAAAAAGGAGGAACTCACCCTTGGTAAATAA
- a CDS encoding glucose-6-phosphate isomerase: MDARALWQRYQNWLYFHEGLGLYLDISRMRFDDAFVESLQPKFDKAFADMAELEKGAIANPDENRMVGHYWLRNPDLAPTPELTQEIVQTLEQIEAFAEKVQTGAIHPPRASRFTDIISIGIGGSALGPQFVAEALAPDFPPLKIHFIDNNDPAGIDRVLNHLRNSLASTLVLVISKSGGTPEPRNGMIEVKKAYAGHNLEFAQYAVAITSVDSNLDKLAKDEGWLARFPMYDWVGGRTSEMSAVGLVPAALQGIDVRAMLDGAKEMDDATRVPDVKNNPAALLALSWYFAGNGKGEKDMVVLPYKDSLFLFSRYLQQLVMESLGKEKDLDGNVVHQGIAVYGNKGSTDQHAYVQQLREGVANFFATFVEVLEDRQGPSTEIDPGVTSGDYLSGFLQGTRQALYENHRDSITVTIPQVNPRTVGALIALYERAVGLYASLVNVNAYHQPGVEAGKKAAASILDLQTRVVAVLQKEKTPISLDELAKKAGASDQIEAIYKILRHIHANQRGVVLQGDLHKPGSLTVSAS, from the coding sequence ATGGATGCTAGGGCACTTTGGCAACGATACCAAAACTGGTTATATTTCCACGAGGGATTGGGACTGTACTTAGACATAAGTCGAATGCGGTTCGATGATGCCTTCGTGGAATCGTTGCAGCCGAAGTTTGACAAGGCGTTTGCGGATATGGCTGAACTGGAGAAGGGCGCGATCGCAAATCCCGACGAGAACCGCATGGTTGGACACTACTGGCTGCGAAATCCTGATTTAGCACCAACTCCAGAACTTACACAAGAAATAGTCCAAACCCTAGAACAAATCGAAGCCTTTGCGGAAAAAGTCCAAACAGGTGCTATTCATCCTCCCAGAGCAAGCCGCTTCACGGATATTATCTCCATTGGCATTGGTGGTTCCGCCCTCGGCCCCCAATTCGTCGCAGAAGCTCTCGCTCCTGATTTCCCACCTCTGAAAATTCACTTTATCGATAACAACGATCCGGCAGGTATAGATCGCGTTCTGAATCATCTGCGAAATAGCCTCGCCAGCACTTTGGTTTTGGTAATCTCCAAATCTGGAGGAACACCGGAACCTCGTAACGGCATGATTGAAGTTAAAAAAGCCTACGCCGGACACAATTTGGAATTTGCTCAATATGCGGTAGCAATTACCAGCGTTGACAGCAACCTCGATAAACTGGCCAAAGACGAAGGTTGGCTGGCGAGATTTCCCATGTATGACTGGGTAGGAGGACGCACCTCCGAAATGTCTGCTGTGGGGCTAGTACCAGCCGCATTGCAGGGCATTGATGTTCGTGCCATGCTAGATGGCGCAAAAGAAATGGATGACGCTACCCGCGTCCCAGATGTGAAAAATAACCCAGCAGCCTTGCTTGCTTTGTCTTGGTACTTTGCTGGCAATGGAAAGGGTGAAAAAGATATGGTTGTCTTACCTTACAAAGACAGCTTATTTTTATTCAGTCGCTATTTGCAACAGCTGGTGATGGAATCCTTGGGCAAGGAAAAAGACTTAGACGGTAATGTTGTCCATCAAGGCATCGCCGTTTACGGCAACAAAGGCTCAACAGATCAACACGCTTACGTTCAGCAGTTGCGTGAGGGTGTAGCGAATTTCTTTGCTACCTTCGTTGAAGTGTTGGAGGATCGTCAGGGCCCATCGACTGAAATAGATCCGGGAGTTACATCAGGCGATTATCTTTCCGGTTTTCTCCAAGGAACCCGACAAGCGCTTTATGAAAATCACCGCGATTCGATTACAGTTACCATTCCCCAAGTTAACCCCCGAACTGTAGGGGCATTAATAGCTTTGTATGAACGTGCTGTTGGTTTATACGCTAGCTTGGTTAACGTCAACGCCTACCATCAGCCAGGGGTAGAAGCTGGCAAAAAAGCAGCCGCCTCCATTCTCGATTTGCAAACACGAGTGGTAGCAGTCCTGCAAAAAGAAAAAACTCCCATTTCTCTTGACGAACTCGCAAAGAAAGCAGGCGCATCAGACCAAATTGAGGCAATTTACAAAATTTTGCGTCATATCCATGCCAATCAGCGAGGTGTGGTTTTGCAAGGCGATCTTCACAAACCCGGCAGTTTAACCGTTTCTGCTAGCTGA
- a CDS encoding Nif11-like leader peptide family natural product precursor, translating to MYYQIWNFFLKEDKYIYWQEKIKFNKSYDKVTWQKVIDFLLLVEQTFQLKSQLAETNSLEPFLKLATENGCNLTAEELAWFLVTRRQIWDLFDFAQKTPSLKEELLISKDPQQFVNIAADNGYSFSVEELAWLLIEIKSSPEIVSINNSVGEILTGSNYGRIDIGYWIWLAEDWGIVPPFCHREKQGNLLFGDTNNPFLLDRCFLPKGYFNQRLLVSINS from the coding sequence ATGTATTATCAAATTTGGAATTTCTTTCTTAAAGAAGATAAATACATTTATTGGCAAGAGAAAATAAAATTTAATAAAAGTTATGACAAAGTTACATGGCAAAAGGTTATTGATTTTTTGTTGTTAGTAGAGCAAACTTTCCAATTGAAAAGTCAATTAGCAGAAACCAATAGCCTTGAGCCATTTCTCAAGTTAGCAACAGAAAATGGTTGCAATTTGACGGCAGAAGAACTTGCGTGGTTTCTAGTTACAAGAAGACAGATTTGGGATCTTTTTGATTTTGCACAAAAAACGCCATCTCTCAAAGAAGAATTGCTCATCTCTAAAGATCCGCAGCAGTTCGTCAACATAGCTGCTGATAATGGCTATAGCTTTTCTGTAGAAGAGTTAGCTTGGCTGTTAATTGAAATCAAATCATCGCCAGAAATAGTATCTATCAACAACAGCGTTGGGGAGATTCTCACAGGTTCAAACTATGGCAGAATTGACATAGGATACTGGATTTGGCTAGCAGAAGATTGGGGAATTGTGCCACCATTCTGTCATCGAGAGAAGCAGGGTAATTTATTATTTGGAGATACCAATAATCCTTTTTTACTCGATCGCTGCTTTCTACCCAAGGGCTATTTTAATCAACGCCTTTTGGTAAGTATTAATTCGTAA